Proteins found in one Mycoplasmopsis citelli genomic segment:
- the rplV gene encoding 50S ribosomal protein L22, protein MQQAKAHVKLQRVSVSKAKLVANLFRGKDVKMALSLLHNTSKKSARIFLKLLNSAIANATNNHGMDASKLFVKEVYVNEGPTLKRFQPRSQGRAYSIFKRTSNLSIVLEEKN, encoded by the coding sequence AGAGTTAGCGTTTCAAAAGCTAAACTTGTAGCTAATCTTTTCCGTGGAAAAGATGTCAAAATGGCATTGTCATTATTACACAATACCAGTAAAAAATCTGCTCGAATCTTCTTGAAATTACTTAATTCAGCCATTGCAAATGCTACTAATAACCATGGAATGGACGCATCAAAATTATTCGTAAAAGAAGTTTATGTTAATGAAGGCCCTACTCTTAAAAGATTCCAACCAAGAAGCCAAGGTCGAGCTTATTCTATTTTTAAACGTACATCAAATTTATCAATTGTTTTAGAGGAGAAAAACTAA